Proteins from one Catenuloplanes atrovinosus genomic window:
- a CDS encoding NADH-quinone oxidoreductase subunit J yields the protein MSELSGGEATLFWVLAPLAVIGALGMVLARNAVHSALWLVVTMLCLGVFYVAQAGPFIGMAQIIVYTGAIMMLFLFVLMLVGRDASDSLIETLRGQRIAAIVLGLGFAGLVGAGLSRALTGTGAIGLAAANENGNLQGIAQLLFTKYVFAFEVTSALLISAAVGAMILAHVERAIGEKPSQVDRMKARFAPGSYPGPKAGPGVFATSDSVATPARLPDGTLAERSISKILPVRELTSQESAPKGTEK from the coding sequence ATGAGCGAGCTATCCGGTGGTGAGGCCACGCTGTTCTGGGTCCTGGCGCCGCTCGCGGTGATCGGGGCGCTGGGGATGGTGCTGGCGCGTAACGCGGTGCACTCCGCGCTCTGGCTGGTCGTCACCATGCTCTGCCTCGGTGTCTTCTACGTCGCCCAGGCCGGCCCGTTCATCGGCATGGCGCAGATCATCGTCTACACCGGCGCGATCATGATGCTGTTCCTGTTCGTGCTGATGCTGGTCGGCCGGGACGCCTCGGACTCACTGATCGAGACGTTGCGCGGGCAGCGGATCGCCGCGATCGTGCTCGGCCTCGGTTTCGCCGGCCTGGTCGGCGCGGGGCTGTCCCGCGCGCTGACCGGCACCGGCGCGATCGGCCTGGCCGCGGCGAACGAGAACGGCAACCTCCAGGGCATCGCGCAGCTGCTGTTCACCAAGTACGTGTTCGCGTTCGAGGTCACGTCCGCGCTGCTGATCAGCGCCGCGGTCGGCGCGATGATCCTGGCCCACGTGGAGCGCGCCATCGGCGAGAAGCCGTCGCAGGTGGATCGCATGAAGGCCCGGTTCGCGCCCGGCAGCTACCCCGGTCCGAAGGCCGGCCCCGGCGTGTTCGCCACGTCGGACTCGGTCGCCACGCCGGCCCGTCTGCCGGACGGCACGCTCGCCGAGCGCAGCATCTCGAAGATCCTCCCGGTCCGCGAGCTGACCTCCCAGGAGTCGGCGCCCAAGGGGACGGAGAAGTAG
- the nuoN gene encoding NADH-quinone oxidoreductase subunit NuoN produces MDDLKAPSIDYAAVAPILILFGAACLGVLAEAFVPRRARHAVQLGLALLATVAGLVVVVTQASTRITTATGALAIDGPAVFLQGTILALALVSLLLMGERKLEAGGAFVPQAAITVGSEADTRQATRAPGLTEVYPVTMFAVAGMLLFVAANDLLTMFIALEVFSLPLYLLCALARRRRLLSQEAALKYFLLGSYASAFFLFGVALIYGFVGAVDLGAIHAAAAESDRDPLLLYAGLALLSIGLLFKIAAVPFHVWTPDVYQGAPTPVTAFMAACTKVAAFGALLRVLYVGFDGLSWDFTPVLGVIAVLTMIMGAVLAVTQTDIKRLLAYSSIANAGYLLVGVLASGEAGLASTMFYLVAYGFTVLGAFAVVTLVRDADGEAGHLSRWAGLGRRSPLIAGVFTFILLAFAGIPLTSGFIGKFAVFGAAIEGGQTWLVIAGVVSSIVLAFPYLRVVVMMWLSDPSDATPTVSVPGLFTTAALTIGVAMTLLLGVAPSLLLDLTTGAAEFVR; encoded by the coding sequence ATGGACGATCTCAAGGCACCCTCCATCGACTACGCGGCCGTCGCGCCGATCCTGATCCTGTTCGGCGCGGCCTGTCTGGGCGTGCTGGCCGAGGCGTTCGTGCCGCGGCGCGCCCGGCACGCCGTACAGCTGGGCCTGGCCCTGCTCGCCACGGTCGCCGGGCTGGTCGTGGTGGTCACCCAGGCGTCGACCCGGATCACCACCGCCACCGGCGCGCTCGCCATCGACGGACCCGCGGTGTTCCTGCAGGGCACGATCCTGGCGCTCGCGCTGGTGTCGTTGCTGCTGATGGGCGAGCGGAAGCTGGAGGCCGGCGGCGCGTTCGTGCCGCAGGCCGCGATCACGGTCGGCTCCGAGGCGGACACCAGGCAGGCCACCCGCGCGCCCGGTCTGACCGAGGTCTATCCGGTCACGATGTTCGCGGTCGCCGGCATGCTGCTGTTCGTCGCCGCGAACGACCTGCTCACCATGTTCATCGCGCTCGAGGTCTTCTCACTGCCGCTCTACCTGCTCTGTGCGCTCGCCCGCCGGCGGCGGCTGCTGAGCCAGGAGGCCGCGCTCAAGTACTTCCTGCTCGGGTCGTACGCGTCCGCGTTCTTCCTGTTCGGCGTGGCGCTCATCTACGGCTTCGTCGGCGCGGTGGACCTCGGCGCGATCCACGCCGCGGCCGCGGAGTCCGACCGCGACCCGCTGCTGCTCTACGCCGGCCTGGCGCTGCTCTCCATCGGCCTGCTCTTCAAGATCGCGGCGGTGCCGTTCCACGTGTGGACGCCGGACGTCTACCAGGGCGCGCCGACGCCGGTCACCGCGTTCATGGCCGCGTGCACCAAGGTCGCCGCGTTCGGCGCGTTGCTGCGCGTGCTCTACGTCGGATTCGACGGATTGAGCTGGGACTTCACGCCGGTCCTGGGCGTCATCGCGGTCCTCACCATGATCATGGGTGCGGTGCTGGCCGTGACGCAGACCGACATCAAGCGCCTGCTGGCCTACTCGTCCATCGCGAACGCCGGTTACCTGCTGGTCGGCGTGCTGGCCAGCGGCGAGGCCGGGCTCGCCAGCACCATGTTCTACCTGGTCGCCTACGGGTTCACGGTGCTCGGCGCGTTCGCCGTGGTCACGCTGGTGCGAGACGCGGACGGCGAGGCCGGGCACCTGTCCCGCTGGGCCGGGCTCGGCCGCCGCTCGCCGCTGATCGCCGGAGTGTTCACGTTCATCCTGCTCGCCTTCGCCGGCATCCCGCTGACCAGCGGCTTCATCGGCAAGTTCGCGGTCTTCGGCGCCGCGATCGAGGGTGGGCAGACCTGGCTCGTGATCGCCGGCGTGGTCAGCAGCATCGTGCTCGCGTTCCCGTACCTCCGGGTCGTGGTCATGATGTGGCTCTCCGACCCGAGCGACGCCACGCCGACCGTGTCCGTTCCCGGACTGTTCACCACGGCCGCGCTGACCATCGGGGTGGCGATGACGCTGCTCCTCGGCGTGGCACCGTCCCTGCTCCTGGACCTCACCACCGGTGCCGCCGAGTTCGTCCGGTAG
- a CDS encoding NADH-quinone oxidoreductase subunit M has protein sequence MSSFPYLSVLTVAPLVGALVVAFLPRSRPDLAKWVTLAWSLGVLALTVALWVAFEAGGERLQLRESYPWIPGWGANFTFAVDGIALVMLMLIAVLVPIVILAAWHEADHSGRSVPVYFALLLALESTMIGVFAAADVFLFYVFFEVMLVPMYFLIGSYGGAQRQYAAVKFFLYSLVGGLFMLAAVVGLWVVGGHTFDWAALTEIDMSTGTERWLFLGFFLAFAIKAPFFPFHTWLPDAGGVAPAGAGALLVGILDKVGTFGILRYCLPIFPEASRYFAPLALVLGVIGIIYAALLAVGQNDLKRLVSYTSIAHFGFIGVGIFAFTTQAGTGAVLYMVNHGLATGLLFLVVGMLVARRGSALISDFGGAGKMVPILAGVLFFAGLASLAMPGTAPFVSEFLVLIGTFTVNKPIAIIATLGIVLAAAYVLWMVQRTVQGTPNPALAEVEGMRRDITLREKVVVAPLIALIILFGFYPKPITDVINPAVQATMEDVGATDPAPTAITEAAK, from the coding sequence GTGAGCTCCTTTCCGTACCTGTCGGTGCTGACCGTGGCGCCGCTGGTCGGCGCGCTGGTCGTGGCGTTCCTGCCGCGCAGCCGTCCGGACCTGGCGAAGTGGGTCACGCTCGCCTGGTCGCTCGGCGTCCTGGCGCTGACCGTGGCGCTGTGGGTGGCGTTCGAGGCGGGCGGCGAGCGGCTGCAACTGCGCGAGTCGTACCCGTGGATTCCCGGCTGGGGCGCGAACTTCACGTTCGCGGTCGACGGCATCGCGCTGGTCATGCTGATGCTGATCGCGGTGCTGGTGCCGATCGTGATCCTGGCCGCCTGGCACGAGGCCGACCACAGCGGCCGGTCCGTGCCGGTCTACTTCGCGCTGCTGCTGGCGCTGGAGTCGACGATGATCGGCGTCTTCGCGGCCGCCGACGTCTTCCTCTTCTACGTGTTCTTCGAGGTCATGCTGGTGCCGATGTACTTCCTCATCGGCTCCTACGGCGGGGCCCAGCGGCAGTACGCGGCCGTCAAGTTCTTCCTCTACTCGCTGGTCGGCGGCCTGTTCATGCTCGCGGCCGTGGTCGGGCTGTGGGTGGTCGGCGGGCACACGTTCGACTGGGCGGCGCTCACCGAGATCGACATGTCGACCGGGACCGAGCGGTGGCTGTTCCTCGGCTTCTTCCTCGCGTTCGCGATCAAGGCGCCGTTCTTCCCGTTCCACACCTGGCTGCCGGACGCGGGTGGCGTGGCGCCGGCCGGCGCGGGCGCGTTGCTGGTCGGCATACTCGACAAGGTCGGCACGTTCGGCATCCTGCGGTACTGCCTGCCGATCTTCCCGGAGGCGTCCCGCTACTTCGCGCCGCTCGCGCTGGTGCTCGGCGTCATCGGCATCATCTACGCGGCGCTGCTGGCGGTCGGGCAGAACGACCTCAAGCGGCTCGTGTCGTACACCTCGATCGCGCACTTCGGGTTCATCGGCGTCGGCATCTTCGCGTTCACCACGCAGGCCGGGACCGGCGCGGTGCTCTACATGGTCAACCACGGCCTCGCCACCGGCCTGCTCTTCCTGGTCGTCGGCATGCTCGTGGCCCGCCGTGGCTCCGCGCTGATCAGCGATTTCGGCGGCGCCGGCAAGATGGTGCCGATCCTGGCCGGTGTGCTGTTCTTCGCCGGCCTGGCCTCGCTGGCGATGCCCGGGACCGCGCCGTTCGTCTCCGAGTTCCTGGTGCTGATCGGCACGTTCACGGTCAACAAGCCGATCGCGATCATCGCCACGCTCGGCATCGTGCTCGCGGCCGCGTACGTGCTCTGGATGGTCCAGCGCACCGTGCAGGGCACGCCGAACCCGGCGCTGGCCGAGGTCGAGGGCATGCGCCGGGACATCACGCTGCGCGAGAAGGTCGTGGTCGCGCCGCTGATCGCGCTGATCATCCTGTTCGGCTTCTATCCCAAGCCGATCACCGACGTCATCAACCCGGCCGTGCAGGCGACCATGGAGGACGTCGGCGCGACGGACCCCGCACCCACGGCGATCACCGAGGCGGCGAAGTGA
- the nuoL gene encoding NADH-quinone oxidoreductase subunit L, translating into MWLLVAIPLASAAVLLLLGRRADSWGHWLGVLAPAASFVLGLVYFVQLGGLENKSVELSLWDFIDVYSLQVDFGLLLDPLSAVFVLLITGVGSLIHLYAVEYMRHDEGRRRFFGYFNLFVAAMLLLVLGNNYVMLYVGWEGVGLASYLLISFWYTRPAAATAGKKAFLMNRVGDAGFAIAIFLMFATLGTTQYDEVFSNVGALSAGLVLAIGLLLLLGATGKSGQFPLQAWLPDAMEGPTPVSALIHAATMVTAGVYLIARSNPVFSANVTLQTVVVAIGALTLVMGCIIGCAKDDIKRVLAWSTVSQIGYMFLGVGLGGGAYALAIVHLLAHGFFKAGLFLGAGSVMHGMRDQTDIRRFGGLAKHMRVTWATFGLGWLAIIGMFPFSGFFSKEPIIAAAFEREDWTAWLFGGAALLGAGLTAFYMTRLFVLTFHGPKRWTPDITHPHESPALMTVPLILLAVGSVASGFLLSTSVPDWLTPTLGSHEGEHHAVLSHTVITILSLGVTVLGAGLAWFLFRNGTQEQERPAGVLVTAARRNLYADTFNEWVFERPGIYLTRALVFLDNKGIDGLVNGLAAAVGGGSGRLRRLQTGFVRSYAMSILTGALVVTAAFIALQLGWLV; encoded by the coding sequence ATGTGGCTGCTGGTGGCGATCCCGCTCGCCAGCGCCGCGGTGCTCCTGCTGCTCGGCCGCCGCGCCGACAGCTGGGGGCACTGGCTCGGCGTGCTGGCCCCGGCGGCGTCGTTCGTCCTCGGGCTCGTCTATTTCGTCCAGCTCGGCGGGCTGGAGAACAAATCGGTCGAGCTGTCCCTCTGGGACTTCATCGACGTCTACTCGCTGCAGGTCGACTTCGGGCTGCTCCTCGACCCGCTCTCCGCGGTGTTCGTGCTGCTGATCACCGGCGTCGGCTCGCTGATCCACCTGTACGCGGTGGAGTACATGCGGCACGACGAGGGGCGTCGCCGGTTCTTCGGCTACTTCAACCTCTTCGTCGCGGCCATGCTGCTGCTGGTGCTCGGCAACAACTACGTGATGCTCTACGTCGGCTGGGAGGGCGTGGGTCTCGCGTCGTACCTGCTGATCTCGTTCTGGTACACCCGGCCGGCCGCCGCGACCGCGGGCAAGAAGGCGTTCCTGATGAACCGGGTCGGCGACGCCGGCTTCGCCATCGCCATCTTCCTGATGTTCGCCACGCTGGGCACCACGCAGTACGACGAGGTCTTCAGCAACGTCGGAGCGTTGAGCGCCGGCCTGGTGCTGGCCATCGGCCTCCTGCTGCTGCTCGGCGCGACCGGCAAGTCCGGCCAGTTCCCGCTGCAGGCGTGGCTTCCGGACGCGATGGAGGGCCCGACCCCGGTCTCCGCGCTCATCCACGCGGCCACCATGGTCACCGCGGGCGTCTACCTGATCGCCCGCTCCAACCCGGTCTTCTCGGCGAACGTCACGCTGCAGACCGTGGTGGTGGCGATCGGCGCGCTGACGCTGGTCATGGGCTGCATCATCGGCTGCGCCAAGGACGACATCAAGCGCGTGCTGGCCTGGTCCACGGTCTCGCAGATCGGGTACATGTTCCTCGGCGTCGGGCTCGGCGGCGGGGCGTACGCCCTGGCGATCGTGCACCTGCTGGCGCACGGCTTCTTCAAGGCCGGCCTGTTCCTCGGCGCCGGCTCGGTGATGCACGGCATGCGCGACCAGACCGACATCCGGCGGTTCGGCGGGCTGGCCAAGCACATGCGGGTCACCTGGGCCACGTTCGGCCTGGGCTGGCTCGCGATCATCGGCATGTTCCCGTTCTCCGGCTTCTTCTCCAAGGAGCCGATCATCGCGGCCGCGTTCGAGCGGGAGGACTGGACGGCCTGGCTGTTCGGCGGCGCGGCGCTGCTGGGAGCGGGGCTGACCGCGTTCTACATGACCCGGCTGTTCGTGCTGACCTTCCACGGCCCGAAGCGCTGGACGCCGGACATCACCCACCCGCACGAGTCGCCCGCGCTGATGACCGTCCCGCTGATCCTGCTGGCGGTCGGCTCGGTCGCGTCCGGTTTCCTGCTCTCCACCAGCGTGCCGGACTGGCTGACCCCGACGCTCGGCTCGCACGAGGGTGAGCACCACGCGGTCCTGTCGCACACGGTGATCACCATCCTGTCGCTGGGCGTCACCGTGCTCGGCGCGGGCCTGGCCTGGTTCCTGTTCCGCAACGGCACCCAGGAGCAGGAGCGGCCCGCGGGCGTGCTGGTCACCGCGGCCCGCCGCAACCTGTACGCGGACACGTTCAACGAGTGGGTGTTCGAGCGTCCCGGCATCTACCTGACCCGCGCGCTCGTGTTCCTCGACAACAAGGGCATCGACGGTCTGGTGAACGGGCTCGCGGCCGCGGTCGGCGGCGGTTCCGGGCGGCTGCGGCGGCTGCAGACCGGCTTCGTCCGCTCCTATGCCATGTCGATCCTCACCGGCGCGCTGGTGGTCACGGCGGCGTTCATCGCGCTGCAGTTGGGGTGGTTGGTGTGA
- the nuoI gene encoding NADH-quinone oxidoreductase subunit NuoI, translated as MDPFKGFGVTFSHMFRKVITTDYPFKPPVSAPRYHGRHILNRHPDGLEKCIGCELCAWACPADAIFVEGGDNTDEERYSPGERYAKNYQINYARCIFCGLCIEACPTRSLTMSNEYELARDSRQDLIFTKEQLLAPLLEGMSKPPHAMFLGDSEKDYYVGALENPGTSAGAERAPWSDADTTDAAVKPA; from the coding sequence ATGGATCCCTTCAAGGGCTTCGGGGTGACCTTCTCCCACATGTTCCGCAAGGTCATCACCACCGACTACCCGTTCAAGCCGCCGGTCTCCGCGCCGCGGTACCACGGCCGGCACATCCTCAACCGTCACCCGGACGGGCTGGAGAAGTGCATCGGCTGCGAGTTGTGCGCCTGGGCCTGCCCGGCCGACGCGATCTTCGTGGAGGGTGGCGACAACACGGACGAGGAGCGGTACTCGCCCGGCGAGCGGTACGCGAAGAACTACCAGATCAACTACGCGCGCTGCATCTTCTGCGGGCTCTGCATCGAGGCCTGCCCGACCCGTTCGCTGACCATGAGCAACGAGTACGAGCTGGCCCGCGACTCCCGGCAGGATCTCATCTTCACCAAGGAGCAGCTGCTGGCGCCGCTGCTGGAGGGGATGAGCAAGCCGCCGCACGCGATGTTCCTCGGCGACAGCGAGAAGGACTACTACGTCGGCGCGCTGGAGAACCCGGGCACCTCCGCCGGCGCCGAGCGCGCGCCGTGGTCGGACGCGGACACGACGGACGCGGCGGTGAAGCCGGCATGA
- the nuoH gene encoding NADH-quinone oxidoreductase subunit NuoH translates to MTDPTLQTFENDVWWIALIKVVGVFVLLLLLTLFTINYERKVVARMAVRPGPNQVGPKGWLQSLTDGLKLPFKEEIIPRTADKVIYFLAPVISATCAFTAFAVIPFGPVVSIFGQQTALQVTDVPVSVLVVLACSSMGVYGVVLAGWASGSTYPLLGGLRSSAQMISYEVAMGLSIVAVFMMAGSMSTSEIVAAQGSGREVSLFGLEFTAPGWYAILLAPSFVIYAISAVGETNRAPFDLPEAESELVGGFHTEYSSFKFALFFLAEYINMITVSALCTTLFLGGWRATWPITLWSGANTGWWPLIWFIAKLLLCLFVFIWLRATLPRMRYDQFMRFGWKVLIPVNLVWILLLATVRVLQTSDLETQTRYTLIGGAALVLVLVVALWPAGRKAAPAPSLAEQVASRPQGSFPLPPLDLQVPPSPRAARQVARREPADVSSDSSSSERSEV, encoded by the coding sequence ATGACCGATCCCACGCTGCAGACGTTCGAGAACGACGTCTGGTGGATCGCGCTGATCAAGGTGGTCGGCGTCTTCGTGCTGCTCCTGCTGCTGACGCTGTTCACCATCAACTACGAGCGCAAGGTCGTGGCCCGGATGGCGGTTCGGCCCGGGCCGAACCAGGTCGGGCCGAAGGGCTGGCTGCAGAGCCTCACGGACGGCCTGAAGCTGCCGTTCAAGGAGGAGATCATCCCGCGTACGGCGGACAAGGTGATCTACTTCCTGGCCCCGGTGATCTCCGCGACCTGCGCGTTCACCGCGTTCGCGGTCATCCCGTTCGGCCCGGTGGTGTCGATCTTCGGGCAGCAGACCGCGTTGCAGGTCACGGACGTGCCGGTCTCGGTGCTGGTGGTGCTGGCCTGCTCGTCGATGGGCGTCTACGGCGTGGTGCTGGCCGGCTGGGCGTCCGGGTCGACGTACCCGCTGCTCGGCGGCTTGCGGTCGAGCGCCCAGATGATCTCCTACGAGGTCGCGATGGGCCTGTCCATCGTGGCGGTCTTCATGATGGCCGGCTCCATGTCGACCTCGGAGATCGTGGCGGCGCAGGGCAGCGGCCGGGAGGTCTCGCTGTTCGGCCTGGAGTTCACCGCGCCCGGCTGGTACGCGATCCTGCTGGCGCCCAGCTTCGTCATCTACGCGATCTCCGCGGTCGGTGAGACGAACCGGGCGCCGTTCGACCTGCCCGAGGCGGAGTCCGAGCTGGTCGGCGGCTTCCACACCGAGTACTCGTCGTTCAAGTTCGCGCTGTTCTTCCTGGCCGAGTACATCAACATGATCACCGTCTCGGCGCTCTGCACCACGCTGTTCCTGGGCGGCTGGCGGGCGACCTGGCCGATCACGCTCTGGTCCGGGGCGAACACCGGGTGGTGGCCGCTGATCTGGTTCATCGCCAAGCTGCTGCTCTGCCTGTTCGTCTTCATCTGGCTGCGGGCCACGCTGCCCCGCATGCGCTACGACCAGTTCATGCGGTTCGGGTGGAAGGTCCTCATCCCGGTCAACCTGGTGTGGATCCTGCTGCTGGCCACCGTGCGCGTGCTGCAGACCTCCGACCTGGAGACGCAGACGCGGTACACGCTGATCGGCGGCGCCGCGCTGGTGCTGGTGCTGGTCGTTGCGCTGTGGCCGGCCGGCCGGAAGGCGGCGCCGGCGCCGAGCCTGGCCGAGCAGGTGGCGTCCCGGCCGCAGGGCAGCTTCCCGCTGCCGCCGCTCGACCTTCAGGTCCCGCCGAGCCCGCGCGCGGCGCGCCAGGTCGCGCGGCGCGAGCCGGCGGACGTCTCTTCCGACAGCTCCTCGTCCGAGAGAAGTGAGGTGTGA
- the nuoK gene encoding NADH-quinone oxidoreductase subunit NuoK — protein sequence MTPSAYIVLSAILFTIGASGVLIRRNAIVLFMCIELMLNAANLALVTFSRINGNLDGQIMAFFVMVVAAAEVVVGLAIIMSIFRTRRSASVDDANLLKY from the coding sequence ATGACACCCTCCGCCTACATCGTGCTGTCCGCGATCCTGTTCACGATCGGCGCGTCCGGCGTGCTGATCCGCCGCAACGCGATCGTGCTGTTCATGTGCATCGAGCTGATGCTGAACGCCGCGAACCTCGCGCTGGTCACCTTCAGCCGGATCAACGGCAACCTCGACGGGCAGATCATGGCGTTCTTCGTCATGGTCGTCGCCGCCGCGGAGGTCGTGGTCGGCCTGGCGATCATCATGTCGATCTTCCGTACCCGGCGTTCCGCGAGCGTCGACGATGCCAACCTCCTGAAGTACTAA